In Fundulus heteroclitus isolate FHET01 chromosome 16, MU-UCD_Fhet_4.1, whole genome shotgun sequence, a single genomic region encodes these proteins:
- the hgs gene encoding hepatocyte growth factor-regulated tyrosine kinase substrate isoform X1, translating into MGKGGGTFERLLDKATSQLLLETDWESILQICDLIRQGDTQAKYAIAAIKKKLNDKNPHVALYGLEVLESVVKNCGQTVHDEVASKQTMEELKDLFKKQTEPNVRNKILYLIQAWAHAFRNEPKYKVVQDTYQILKVEGHVFPEFKESDAMFAAERAPDWVDAEECHRCRVQFGVMTRKHHCRACGQIFCGKCSSKYSTIPKFGIEKEVRVCEPCFEQLNNHPSLSPPLRKAEGKAPTTTSAELPPEYLTSPLSQQSQMPPKKDEAALQEEEELQLAIALSQSEAEEKERMRQKNSYSMYPKADPTPVTSSAPPVSNLYTSPVNSSAPSAEEVDPELARYLNRTYWEKKQEDARKSPTPSAPAPVPLAEPLPPISQPVESHLPVQPVSIVEQPYQNGESEENHEQFLKALQNSVTTFLNRMKSNHMRGRSITNDSAVLSLFQSINNMHPQLLDILNQLDEKRLYYEGLQDKLAQVRDARAALNALRDEHREKLRRAAEEAERQRQIQLAQKLEIMRQKKQEYLEMQRQLAIQRLQEQEKERQMRLEQQKHTVQMRAQMPAFPLPYAQMQSLPPNVAGVVYQPGGPPSYPGTFSPAGSLEGSPMHNMYMNQPGQTAPGQYQAMPPAPTDPNMVNAYMYQAAGTNGQPPPGQAPPTSTPQYSNYQPTPTQPYQNVASQAQSLPQMSQAAPTNGMAYMSYQPYNMQNMISALPGQDPNMPPQQPYMPGQQPMYQQVAPPGGPPQQQQQPQAQQQVPQAVPGSAEAQLISFD; encoded by the exons ATGGGGAAAGGCGGAGGCACCTTTGAGAGGCTTCTCG ATAAAGCAACCAGTCAGCTGCTTCTGGAGACTGACTGGGAATCCATTCTTCAGATCTGTGACCTCATTCGCCAGGGAGACACCCA AGCTAAATATGCGATTGCAGCCATTAAGAAGAAGCTGAATGACAAAAATCCCCACGTGGCTCTCTATGGACTTGAG GTCCTGGAGTCGGTGGTGAAGAACTGCGGGCAGACGGTGCACGATGAGGTCGCAAGTAAACAAACTATGGAAGAGCTGAAGGATCTGTTTAAG AAACAGACAGAACCAAATGTCAGAAACAAGATTCTTTACCTGATCCAAGCCTGGGCGCACGCCTTCCGCAACGAACCCAAATACAAGGTGGTGCAAGACACCTATCAGATCTTAAAAGTGGAAG GTCATGTCTTTCCTGAGTTTAAGGAGAGTGATGCCATGTTTGCAGCAGAGAGA GCCCCAGACTGGGTTGACGCTGAGGAGTGCCAcaggtgcagagtccagtttggAGTCATGACAAGAAAG CACCACTGTCGAGCCTGTGGGCAGATTTTCTGCGGGAAATGCTCGTCTAAGTACTCCACCATTCCAAAGTTTGGCATCGAGAAGGAAGTGCGTGTGTGTGAGCCCTGCTTCGAGCAGCTAAACAA CcacccctccctctctcctccgcTTAGGAAAGCCGAAGGGAAAgcccccaccaccacctcaGCTGAGCTGCCCCCAGAATACCTGACCAGCCCTCTGTCCCAACAGTCTCAG ATGCCCCCCAAGAAAGACGAGGCTgctctgcaggaggaggaggagctgcagctggcCATCGCTCTGTCCCAAAGCGAGGCGGAAGAGAAGGAGCGGATG AGACAGAAGAACTCGTACTCGATGTATCCCAAAGCTGATCCCACCCCAGTGACTTCCTCAGCACCCCccgtcagcaacctttacaccTCTCCAGTG AACTCCTCTGCTCCGTCTGCTGAAGAAGTAGACCCCGAG TTGGCCCGCTACCTGAACAGAACCTACTGGGAAAAGAAGCAGGAAGATGCGCGGAAGAGTCCCACCCCCTCGGCGCCTGCGCCCGTGCCGCTGGCTGAGCCTCTGCCGCCAATCAGCCAGCCTGTTGAAAGTCACCTGCCTGTCCAGCCCGTCAGCATAGTGGAG CAGCCGTACCAGAACGGCGAGTCCGAGGAGAACCACGAGCAGTTCCTCAAGGCTCTGCAGAACTCCGTCACCACGTTCCTGAACCGCATGAAGAGCAACCACATGCGCGGGCGCAGCATCACCAACGACAGCGCCGTGCTGTCGCTCTTCCAGTCCATCAACAACATGCATCCTCAGCTGCTGGACATCCTAAACCAGCTGGACGAAAAGCGAC TGTACTATGAAGGGCTGCAGGACAAGCTGGCACAGGTGCGCGACGCCCGGGCCGCCCTCAACGCGCTCCGCGACGAACACAGAGAGAAGCTGCGCCGAGCCGCCGAGGAGGCCGAGAGACAACGGCAGATCCAGCTGGCCCAGAAGCTGGAGATCATGAGGCAGAAAAAGCag GAGTACCTGGAGATGCAGAGGCAGCTGGCCATTCAGCGCCTCCAGGAGCAGGAGAAGGAGAGACAGATGCGGCTGGAGCAGCAGAAGCACACGGTCCAAATGAGAGCTCAGATGCCGGCTTTCCCTCTGCCCTACGCCCAG ATGCAGTCTTTGCCTCCTAATGTTGCTGGCGTGGTCTACCAGCCCGGCGGTCCGCCCAGCTACCCTGGAACGTTCAGTCCCGCTGGTTCTTTGGAGGGCTCGCCTATGCACAACATGTACATGAATCAGCCGGGCCAGACGGCACCAGGACAGTACCAGGCCATGCCTCCCGCTCCCACAG ATCCCAATATGGTTAATGCATACATGTACCAGGCTGCAGGCACCAATGGACAGCCTCCTCCAGGCCAGGCCCCGCCCACATCTACGCCACAGTACTCCAACTATCAGCCCACTCCCACTCAGCCCTACCAG AACGTGGCCTCCCAAGCCCAGAGTTTACCGCAGATGTCGCAGGCAGCGCCCACCAACGGCATGGCTTACATGAGCTACCAGCCGTACAACATGCAGAACATGATCTCAGCGTTGCCGGGACAGGACCCCAACATGCCCCCCCAGCAGCCCTACATGCCGGGGCAGCAGCCCATGTACCAGCAG GTTGCGCCCCCCGGTGGCCCGccgcagcagcaacagcagcccCAGGCACAGCAGCAGGTGCCTCAAGCGGTCCCCGGCAGTGCGGAGGCACAGCTCATCTCCTTCGACTGA